The window CCAGCGCTTGGACTCGTACTTTGTGCGGATGAAGTTCTCGATCTTGGCCTCCGAAGGCACATGGCCGGGTGCCAGCTTGGCTTCCCAGTACTTGTTCGCCCGGGCGTTGCCCCACCTCAGCACGCTCTGCAGCTGCTCATCCGTCCAGGTGTCGAGGTCGACCGACTTGACCTTGGAGATGTGGGTGCCCATGCCGCGGTGAATGCCTGAGCAGCGGATGCATATGAAGACACCGAGGTTCCAGCTGGCCCATCGTGGGTCTGTGCAGTCGTCAGTCTGTGTGTGGGAGGCGGGAGGCGGGAGGCGGGAGGCTGCACAAGGCCGGAGGGCATACGCTTGTTCCTCTTGCAGTCGGAGCATGTCTTGTTGCCTTGGAGCTTGACGAGGTTCTTGAGTGTTGCGCGGTTCTGCTCAGCGCGATCAGCGGCGGGATTGGGCCGCCGCGACATGGCGGGGGGTCGAGGtcgtgtgggtgtgggtgtgggtgtgcgTGGTGAGCGTGCCGAGTCTGGATGCGTGGGCTTGCCACTGGCTGGCCTTTGCAGCTAACTGTACCGCTGGCGCAAGAGTTTGTGCCGAGGGACAGGTGGTGAGAGGGATGCTGTTGCGGACCTTGGCATCTGCCTGTTCGTGCCCGAAACCATTGACGTTTCCTGGCCTTGGCGAGGTGGTCGGTGACATCTCGCTATGATTGGCCATGTTCGATGTGGTTCACTTGACACTTGTGCAACGGGGCAGCTTGCAGCTTCCACTATACGCAAACACTTCATCATGCTAGGCAAAAGTCGGCCGGTGGGAGTGTGCTTCGTGTTGGTGCAGGGATCTACATGACGTCTAATCAAGGGCATGGTCTTGCGACGACCACCCTGGGTATCCTATCCTATTCTATCCTGCCCTATCCTATCCTATCCTAtcctgtcctgtcctatcctgtcctgtcctatCCTGTCCTATCCTAACGGTTGTGTTGTACAAGTATACATGTTACAGACCAATCATCGCGCCGTCTACAAGTCATTCACGCGGGACGAAACCGCCAGTCGTCCcagtcttcgtcgtcgtcgtcgtcgtcgtcgtcgtcgtcgtcgtcgtcgtcgtcgtcgtcggcctGCATTTGCACCGGTGATGTTTCGGCTGGGGCTGGGAGCTGTGCAGATTGACTTCGCAGCGCCTCTCGTTGATCGCGCAGCTTCTTGACTCTCTCGTCAAGTCCTTCCATTTCTTCAAACTCGTCTTCGAGTGCTCTGGCCGCCTCTTCCTTGTCAGCTTCCATGTCTTCCTCTGTCCTTGCGCGCTGTGCCATCTGCTCTTCTCGGGCTTGTGCGGCGAGCTCGGCTGCGGTCATTGGCGCGGCTTCTATCACGGCGCCTGATGCGAACGTGTgtcgtggtggtggtgttggctCCTTGTTCATCTCGGTAAGGAAGGCATCCAGCTCGGCCTCAGCCGAGGGGTCGAGTGGCGGAGGGGCGGATTGGGAGGATTCCTGCAGctgtgctgctggtgctggcggGGTCTGCTCGAGCGCTTCTGTGACCTCGTCAGGCTCAGCGCGGGCATCGAAGAAGCCAGCAGGCACACCGGCAGCCTGCTCGGTGCGAGACCTCTTCTTGTCCTCTGGGCCGTCCTCTGAGCCGTCCTCTGCAGCCTTTCTCTTTCTCGAGACGGGCGCGGGTGCGGGTGCTGGCGCCTGCTTCGGGGGCTTCCTGGCCTGTTCTCGTGCAGCTCTCTGCTGTCGCAGCAGTGTTCGTGCGTCCGCCATGAGCCTGGGTTGGCCGCGTCGCAGATGTTTGCTATTGTCCAGGCCTGTTTCGTGCTGTTCGGTGCTGTCTGGTATGGGTTTGTTGTTGTCTGTTGTCTTTGTTGTCTGTTGTCTGTTGTCTGTTGTCTGTTGTCTGTTGTCTGTTGTCTGTTGTCTGTCGTCGTCTGCGTGATTTGGTGAATGTCTTTGTCGTCTGCGTGACTATTGCGCGTGCTCGCTGTCCAAGGCCAATGCGCGGAAATGACGCTGCCGGCCGAAGCTCGGGCTAACGTTAGTCAACGCTCAAGCATCTCCTCACAGGCTCACGCTCTCCACCACACGACCCGCGCGACCCTCGCGACCCTCATCCCCTCATCCCCTCATCCCCTCATCCCCTCCCCCCGCCACCACCCTCCATTGCCTCTCCCCTCCGCGCCCGCTGCAGCGCCCCCTCACTGACCCCCCCTCTGCGCCCCCTCACTTGGCGCGACGCGTCCAGGTACCGCGCGACGACGGCTTCGAGCCTGGTGGAGGTCTTGCACGGACTGCACGGACAGCACGGACAGCACGGACAGCACGGACAGCACGACCTTGAGCCCGGCAGGCGCTCACCCCGTCGCGCCTCCAGTTTCCCCAGAAGGGCGGGAGCACTTGTTTGCGCTCGTCTCCCTAGCTAGACGCTCAGCCCAGAGCTCCGTTTGCCTGCGCATCTGCTTGCGCGACGGCCCGGGGCCCTCCATAGAGAGATTGTGAACCTGCTTGAGCCCATTCTTTACGCTGCTGCACCTGTCGTCGCGTCCCCATTAAGCCCGCTCCATCCGCGTCAGACACCATGGCCGGTAAGCAAGATGCAGCGACACGCGACACGCCGAGGAGGCGGTTGCGCACCCCTCACGCCCTCCCAGCGCGCACAGCAGCTCCCACGCCTGACCCGGAAGCTAACCTGCCCTGCACAGACGAGACGCGCCGCTCTGGCCGTGCCAACAAGGGCCACCACAGGACAAGAGATGCGCTCGACGAGCCTGCCACCGCCCAGAAGCCAAAGGGCAAGGCGGCAAAGCCCGGCCGGAAGACAGCGACCCCGGCCGAGACCCCGACACAGTCCGTCGAGCCCGAAGCAGAGGAAGCAGAGGACGAgggagaggaagaggaggaggaagagacCATCTACCGCTGCGTCTGCGGCGTCCAGCGCGAGATTGGCGGCCGCGACATGATCTGCTGCGACAACTGCGACGCCTGGCAGCACAACATCTGCCTGAACCTGCCGCCAAGTGACATCTGGGGCGACAAGCCGTACTACTGCGAGCAGTGCAAGCCCCAGGACCACTCCGACCTTCTCGCCGCCATCGAGCGTGGAGAGAAGCCGTGGGCGCGCAAGAAGGGCGCCAAGAGCAAGCCGCGAGCCAGCGACGTCAAGCCCGAATCCCACACACCACAGCCCAGCAGCGCTCCCAAGCCAGCTGCCTCCAAGCCGGCTGTCGACGCCACCCCCACCCCCACCCCCACCCCCAAGGAGAGCTCCAACGGCACCGCTCCACCAAAGGCATGTCATCCCCTCGCCCTGCCTGCCATCCACTTCCATGCtaaccaccaccgccaccagcCGGAAGAGACGCCGAAGAGCCAGCCCCAGTCTCCACTGGGCGAGAAGCGCCGCCGCGAGTCGATTGCGGACAAGGACTCCAAGACTAAGAAAAGACGCAAGTCGAGCCAGCACCAGGACAAGTCCGCCGCCAAGTCCGCAGACGTCGCCTCTCTGCCGGATAAGCAAAGGGCCATTGCCGAGAAGCTGCAAGAGACCATGGTGCCTTTGATTACCGAGGCCTCGAACGCCAGAGGCTACAGCATCCCCGACGCCGAGACGGCGCAGTCGCTCGCTACACGCTTCGTCCTGCAAATCTGCCGCGCTGCCGTCGACCACCATGGCGAGCCGTCCGGCCCAGACTCGCCGTTTGCCCTTCGCCTACGCGCCATCATGTTCAACGTCAAGAAGAACGCCTTCCTCGTCGATCGCCTCCTGTCAGGCAGTCTGAAAGCGGACGAGCTAGCCACCATGGCCACGGAGGAGATGGCGAGCGAAGACAAGCAGCGGGAGTATGCTGCCATGAGGGAAGCTGCCGAGAAGCAGCTCATCTTGACCGACGAGACTGCGCCCCGAATGCGCAAGACACACAAGGGAGACGAGCTGGTAGATGACGAGAACGCAAACGACAACACCGATTTCCACGCACCGCAACTGAGGGAGCGAGAAACCGAGGACGAGGACCAAAGCACGCGCCCACGTTCTTCTGGCCGTGATGGTCCCTCTCAAACGCCAGTCGATGCAGCCCATCCACTTCCCGTCGACACAGACAGTGCCCGACGACCCTCGACCAACTTCGACATCAACTCCGTCTTCGACAAGGTCCGATCGCCACAGAACAAGCAGCAAGCATTCATCCCTCGCAGGCAGAGTTCCATGCAGGAGAAGCCTCAACAGTCAGTCGACGACGCAGACGTGGATCGACTGCTCAAGGATGAAGACAACGACGTGGACATGTCTGGATACTCGACCGATCCCACGGTATGCTGGCAGGGCTCCGTTACCATGCAGTCCATGGAGCCGTTCGATGCCGTTGCTCGATTTGTGGCGGGTGGCGACTTCGGCCAAGTCGTGCCTTGGGAGAAGCTGCTCACCAAGCAAGTCTCCATTCAAGGCCGCATAGAAAACGCCAAGGGTGATGACTACATTCGCGGCATTGCGAGGTCTGAGAGTCACGAGGTGGCCATCCTCGCTGTTAGTCCTGTCACCTCGGAAGGACGATCGGTGTTCGACCACCTTTACGAGTACTTCCACTCCAGACAACGCTGGGGCGTTGTACCCATCGATGCAGGCAACGAGATCATGCGAGACCTCTACATCATCCCGATTGAAGCAGGCGGCAGCAACCTACCACCGTTTATCGACATGCTCGAGCACTGCACCATCGAGACGCCGCGCAAAGAACACATGCTGCTGCTGACCCTCATCGCCAAACTCCCTGAAGTCAAGCCCCAGCTTCCTTCCACCGAACACTTCGAGCGCTACCCGGCTCAGGACGTCGCCATCAATCAGATTGCTCAGCCTGCACCACCAATGGTGGCCCAAAATGGTGTGCCAAACGGCCCCAGTCCGTCGCCAGTCACCATGACCAACCCTCACGCACCCCAATACTCACCCATGGCCGGAAACTTTCCGCCTGCACCCTACGGCAACCCGTACGCTACACCGCCTATGGCTACCGCTCCACCTCCACAGCCCCAGCCCGCCGCGAACGCCCCAGCGCACCACCGTATTCCTAAAGCGCTTGAGCTCCTAGGCCCGTACATTGACTCTCCTGTAGTCATCCAGATGCTCAACAGCTTCTCGCAGAACGAACAGGTTGCGCAAAGGCAGATGAGCAGTCTCAGAGACATCTTCGACCAGGTTCCCGAGGCAAGAGAGAACATACAGGTGCTGACGCAGCATCTGGCGCAGAAGAGTGAGCTGCAGCAGCAACATGCATCGTAGATGAGGCGTGGTAGCAGCGGGTGCGCGGTTGCTTCGAGCGAAAGACTGAGCGTTGCTTCAGTGACATGATCGACTGCTGTCGCGATGGATGGATTAAGCAGAGGGTGGTACTGTAGTTCGTTCTTGTGCTTTCTTGTCTTGATACCCCATGTGTGGAGCAGCGAGATGGGGGGTCGTGTGAGTTTTTGGATATCGAAATGTTATTATTCCCGTACACTCCTTCCTCCCACCTCATCCTCTCCATCCTTCCCACGCAGCACCGTCTCCCTCCATCACATGCACAATCTCGACAAGTCGGTTTCCACAGCCCGCCAAGCTCGCTTGCCAGTCTCGGCCGCACCCAACGCCCGCCGCAATCCTTACCAAAACAGATGGCGTCTCTCCCTCGGTCCACCGTCAAACAAAGTCCGGCCAGCCCCAAGCGGCTCCGCACTCCCTTATCTTGCAACCTCAACCCCCCCAGCCCTGCGTGCATCCCAGTCTCTCCCCAACCCTTTCTGACTCGAACCCCTTCCCTTTCTCACTCGCCCATTGGACACGCCGACAGACGCGGGAACGCCTATGTTCAACACCGCTCCGAACTTGCCTCTTCCAATGCGTATCGTGCGAGTATCTTGCCTTGGCTGCCCCGCTAGCGCTGCCCCGCTATCACCGGGTTTCCGCTTCCTTGCCTTTGAGCGCCGCCTCGTCAGATCCGCGTAGAGGTGCAGCATCGAAGGCGGTTCCCCCGGGGGGGGGCACGTAGCATAGCATATTCGTGAGTCGACAGACGGGGGTGGATGGGCGTGCTGCGAGCGTGCGTAACGGACGCATTCGATTAGCTAGCTAGCTAGCTCTGAAGAACAGAGATGGTGCGGGATTCGATGATGCGGGATTCGATGATGCGGGCTTCCACGTCCCTCATCTGCGCTGCGCTGGTCGTGGATGCGTGCGGGTACCGTATCCGCGCTGCAATCGATGGAATGCAGGACCTGCCCGAAGGGGGTGCGCCGTCAGCCTCGTGTGCAAGGGTCGCGGGTAGGGTACCCGGTGTTGCACGATTCTCTTGGGGCTTGGGGTGGGTAGCATGTGCGATTCTCACGGTGCGAGGGGAGGTGGCACTGCGCGACTGGTCTCAGGAAGGCGTGTTAGATGAGCTGTTGTGTGAGGGGTTTCATATATTAATGCTGGCTTGTTCCGCAGTGCGATGTCATCTGTTGGGTGATGTAGTGTGCCTTGATTAAGTGCTTACAGGACCCCGTTGGCTGTTCTTTCTGTTGCGTTGGGTACGGGCCAGAACACGTCTATCCCAGCCACCCACCACAGCAAGCAGACCAGGCCGGGGCTGCGCTCAAGGCCGCGATGCGATCCCGGTCCAGCCAAGATGGCAAGGCCAGGAATTCCAACTACTCGTGGCTCTGTGAAAATGCTCGGTCGTTGCAGAGCTCACAAATGCATCCACGCTCTGACCAATCCGTTCATTCCCCTCTTCTCGCCCCATCTCTTCAGCATCGCCATCGCGTTGCTCGTCAATTCTTCCGTCGGTCCGAGTATGGCGACAACCACAACCGGCGTCACACTTCTGATGAAATCGAACCCTACAGTCTTTGTGCCCTCTAGATGCCCCGCTGTCCGCAGTATCAGATCTGCCGACCGCTCCGCCTGATGGAGGAGACTGGCAAGGGAAGCGCTCGATACTGGTGAAGAGGCTAGTAGTGTCGACGGGCTGCGATCGAGGTCTTGGGTATTGAGCTTGTGGAGGAGGAGCGTGAGCGTCAACTGGACGGCTTCGAAGGTTACGACTGTGAGAGCGACAAAGCTGTCTGGTAGCACGACATCCGTCGATGTTCCCTCGAAGGCAGGTTTCACGCCGCTCACAGAAAGACTTGCCATGTCGGTTGCGACTGTATGCAGACCTGATGACAGGGTGGTGAGGTAGGGGTATGCTGAAGCCCACTCGTCTAGGTCTTTGATAAGCTCCCTAGTTCGTCTCCGGCAGGGGTCCAGATCGACGTTTGGCGAGAAGGGCGAGTTGAAGAAAGTTTGTAGACTGCCTTTGATCTGACACAAGCTGATGCACTCGGGGATCATAAGCATGATGTCTGCCAGATCATGGTGCGCATTGCGGGGCATATCGATAAAGGGGATTGTCATCCAGTCCGGGGAGGCGAAGACAGAGGGTTTGTTCAAGATGAGTGCCTTTTGTGCCTGGCGATATAAGTGGGTTTACTATCATGTTCAGGTGTCGACTCACATCAGAAACACGCATAGCCTTGAACATCGGCCACACGACGCCAGACTTGCAGTTCTCAGGCCCTCGCATCTTGATGATCTCGCAAGCTGCAGCTACGTGATGCAGCACACTGTCGGAGGTTGTACCGGCATACACTTCGTACAGCCCTAGTATGATAGGCACTAAGATCTCCTCATCGTCTGGCATTCGATTCTGAACACCCAGTCGGGACAGCGACATCCTCTGTGCGTTGAGGGAGACTGTATACCATCGGTACGAGTCCACCAGAATGGTGGGATCATGGTGTAGCTTGGCGAAAAAGGCCATGGAAGCTGCGCGTATGGACAGCTTCACAGCAGGCTTAGCTGCTTTGCTATGTATTACCGGCAGGTGGGTAAGCCATGGTATCTCGGGTGTGTGGGACCGAGTGTTCTGGTTCATTTCAACAAAATGAAGAAGGAAGGCTATGTCCAGCGCGTCACCTTGGATCTTAGACGGCTGATATAGTTGGGGTGCTCTGTACTGGTATCGTATTGTCGCAATGGCTTTCTCTGCTTCTGAGGGCAGTGCGTCGCCCTCTCTGGGCGCTGATGACAAGGGGAAATTGTGAAGCGATGTTTCTGAACCAGAAGGCTCTGGTTTGGTCGTCAAGGCTGAGCGCCTCCTCGTAGACGGCGTCTGTGCCTGCGCATCGTCTTCGCGTACGGGTACCACAAGGGCGGGTTTGGTCACggttttcttcttctttgctCTTGGCTTGGTGACTCGATCGGTCATGTCAATGATGACCGAGCCTATGATGGGACCGGAGCATTGCAGCCCCAAGCGTCGACATTGGTTACAGAACTCTGGCGTCTCATCGCACTATCGTATTGCTTTTAGCTCCCGGTCGATCTCCGCAGGGCTTGTGGCGTTACCTTGACACGACGCTCACGGCATTGGGTGCACGCTCTGCTCCGTTGAGCTTTGGGCATGAGTGAGTTGTTGGCAATGTGTCACTGCACGTGGAAACGGTGGAGCGAGGAATGAAAGAGGGAATTCCAGCGACGCGGATGGGCCGACGGTGTTGAATGCAGGTGTCATCACAGCGCCCGCTAGCTGCCGCGCTCTAACGGGGGTGGGGATAGTCTGCTGGCAACGCCCCGACTGCTCCAGAACTGGCTGAAGTACTTTAACCAGGTTGTGAAACCGTCGAATGCAAGGCTCACACACGGAGAAGCTGTCACGAGACCTGCGATGGCGTGAACGGTGGCTTTTGGGTGGAGTTGGGGAGGTTTGCTGCCATGCAGGTGTCGCAGATCACCAACACGAGCTTGGCCGAGGTTCCGGCTGCATGTAGCCTGCAGGGTCAACCGAACAGGGGAGCAAGGAAGGGTGTCAGAACGCTGTTTGAAAAGTTGATAGACTGGATTGGGTTTTGACAGCGCGCTAAGATATTCAACAATGCTGATTGATGCATGCTCGTCGCCAACAACCGCTTCTTCCTCTGCGTAATCTGTGCTGTTCTACAACTCGCCCTTCGCGCCCTTCTTCGCACCCTCCTGCTGCAGCTCCTTGATATGGCTGTCGTGGTCGTTGATCTTCTGCTTGTCCGCAGCAATGTTGCTCTCGCCTGAGCTGGCAAGGTCCTCGCGCCATCGGCCCTTGCCCTCCTTCTGCTCCTTCAGCTGCTCCTGCTTTTTCTGCTCGAGCTCTTCGGGTGAGCGGTTCCCGTCCTCCTTCAGCAGCATGCGCGGTGTTGTGGAGAGTGCGCGGCGTGTGATGGGAGAGAAGGAGATGATGGGCCGGAAAGCGGAGACAAGCGCGCGGGGTgccatggtggtggtgttgtagAGGTAGTGGGAGATTGATAAGGGTTTGGAGAGAACAATTGAGCTGGTGTAATGTGTTTCTCGAAGAGTTCGAGTGGATGGGAAGAGCTTTGCAACCAGTCGAGCTCAGAGGTGGGAGTCTACCAAGCTCGTCATTGCGGTGACGTCACCGGTTGGCGCGAAAGTGATCAACACCAAACCGACTTGGCATAGCCCACGATACCTTGGATGTACACTAGACGTACGCCATAAATACCAAAGGTCAGAATACACGGCGCGACAGTATGTTCACTCGGTCATTTTGCAAAGTCT of the Ascochyta rabiei chromosome 20, complete sequence genome contains:
- a CDS encoding Transcription factor bye1, with the translated sequence MAGKQDAATRDTPRRRLRTPHALPARTAAPTPDPEANLPCTDETRRSGRANKGHHRTRDALDEPATAQKPKGKAAKPGRKTATPAETPTQSVEPEAEEAEDEGEEEEEEETIYRCVCGVQREIGGRDMICCDNCDAWQHNICLNLPPSDIWGDKPYYCEQCKPQDHSDLLAAIERGEKPWARKKGAKSKPRASDVKPESHTPQPSSAPKPAASKPAVDATPTPTPTPKESSNGTAPPKACHPLALPAIHFHANHHRHQPEETPKSQPQSPLGEKRRRESIADKDSKTKKRRKSSQHQDKSAAKSADVASLPDKQRAIAEKLQETMVPLITEASNARGYSIPDAETAQSLATRFVLQICRAAVDHHGEPSGPDSPFALRLRAIMFNVKKNAFLVDRLLSGSLKADELATMATEEMASEDKQREYAAMREAAEKQLILTDETAPRMRKTHKGDELVDDENANDNTDFHAPQLRERETEDEDQSTRPRSSGRDGPSQTPVDAAHPLPVDTDSARRPSTNFDINSVFDKVRSPQNKQQAFIPRRQSSMQEKPQQSVDDADVDRLLKDEDNDVDMSGYSTDPTVCWQGSVTMQSMEPFDAVARFVAGGDFGQVVPWEKLLTKQVSIQGRIENAKGDDYIRGIARSESHEVAILAVSPVTSEGRSVFDHLYEYFHSRQRWGVVPIDAGNEIMRDLYIIPIEAGGSNLPPFIDMLEHCTIETPRKEHMLLLTLIAKLPEVKPQLPSTEHFERYPAQDVAINQIAQPAPPMVAQNGVPNGPSPSPVTMTNPHAPQYSPMAGNFPPAPYGNPYATPPMATAPPPQPQPAANAPAHHRIPKALELLGPYIDSPVVIQMLNSFSQNEQVAQRQMSSLRDIFDQVPEARENIQVLTQHLAQKSELQQQHAS